The Limnospira fusiformis SAG 85.79 genomic interval AAATCTGGGAGAGAAACCCATCTATAATAATTATCGGCTGAGAAACCTTATCGGCTAAGAAACCCGGTTTCTCAAAGAAACCGGGTTTCTGGAAATCTGGGGGAGAAACCCGGCTATAATTATTATCGGCTGAGAAACCTTATCGGCTAAGAAACCCGGTTTCTCAAAGAAACCGGGTTTCTGGAAATCTGGGGGAGAAACCCGGCTATAATTATTATCGGCTGAGAAACCTTATCGGCTAAGAAACCCGGTTTCTCAAAGAAACCGGGTTTCTGGAAATCTGGGAGAGAAACCTATCTATAATAATTAATTAAGGTGTGATTCAGTCTGCTTGAGGATATTAGGGATTTTAGTAATAATTTGTTCGGCAATTTCTGAGGGTTTTTCATCCTCATTGATAGCAATAGAAATATCGGCTTGTTGATAAAGATGTCGCCTAGTTTCCAGGATATTATCGAGGCGAGTGAGGGGGTCTGGGTGTTGTAGTAGAGGTCGGGTTGTGTCTCCTTTCAGACGTTCATATAAGCAATGAGTTGGAACATCTAACCAGACAATGATACCATGTCTTAAATAACTCCAATTCATCCGTTTAATCACAACCCCTCCCCCAGTAGCTACCACTAAATGTTGATAAGCACAAAGACTAGATAGGACTTGAGATTCTAAGTTCCTAAATTCTTCCTCCCCCTGGGTGGCAAAAATTTCGGGAATGGCTTGTCCCGCCACTTGACTAATCAAAACATCGGTATCAAAAAACTTATAGCTTAATCGATTAGCCAATATCTGACCTACCGTAGATTTTCCCGCCCCCATCATACCAATTAAATAGATGTTAATTCCTTGTATTTGTTCTAAAACCATGAGATTGTCTAAAAGTCCGAAAGTGATCATAACTAGCTAGATAATTTTAGCCGATTTCATCCTCATCATCAAAACCCCAATCTTCCTCATCAGATTGAATTTTGGTAGGGGGAGAAGGGGGATTAATTAGGCGATAGTCTGCATCATAAACTGATTCGGTACGACCAGCACCGGAATTTTGACCGTCTTTATAATTGAAGGAATAGACGGAACCTGACCAGGATTCTTTTTGAGGTTGTTGCTGTACTTCAAAGGTTTTTCCGGTGTTTTCTGGGGGTGTGGGAGTGGTGGTGGGGGTGTTTTCTGGGGGTGGAGAAGTGGGGGTGGTTGGTGCATTCTGGGGAGGTAAATTATCCCAATCTTCATCAGTATTAGGAGAGTTTAGGGGATTGATATCGCGTTTATTCCAGGATTCTGATTCTGATGGTTTGGGGGTAGTTTGTCTAACGGGTGGGGTTTCTGGTTCATTTTGGCGATCGCTATTATTTTCATCCCAACTATCGCTAACTTGGCGGACTTCGGTTTCCCAATCATCACTATTTTTGTGAGTTTTGGGGGATTGATTTTTGGGGGTAGGGATAGGGGGTTGATTTTCCGGTTCTAATTCTAGTTCAGATTGCAAATTATCCCACTCCGAATCATCGGCTTGTGGTGACGGGGGAATTGCTGGATCAGGTGGGTTAGGTTGGGGGGATGGTTGTATAGGTTTTTTACTGGCTTGAGGACGTGACGGAGAGGGGGTGTAAGAGAGTTGGAATAAACTGGCAATCATCAGAGAGGTGAATATACCGATGAAGAGGGCAATTAGTAGCCACACCGACAAAGGTAAAGTGGGTAATTGCATCCCTAAAAATACTAAAGATATGGCGGGGGAAAGATTTTGTATGGTGAACAATATCAAACCACCGACTATAATCAAAATAGCGATCGCACTTTTTCCAGACATCACATAAATAACCCCATCGAAATCGAAAATATCAATAACTAATTAGGAAATTCCCTCAGAATTCATCAGGTTTCCACCGACGCAAAGGTACACAATCAATCTCAAATTGATCGAGGGTTCGCGCTACCACAAAATCTACCAAATCCTCAATAGTTTGGGGATGATGATACCAAGCGGGGATAGCCGGGACAATCCGCGCGCCTGCTTCTGCTAAAGTAGTCAAATTTCGCAGATGGATAAGACTTAGGGGAGTTTCCCGTGGCACAATTACCAATTTTCTACCTTCTTTTAATTGTACATCTGCCGCCCGTTCAAGTAAATCGGAACTGAGACCTTGGGCAATTTTAGCCACTGTACTCATACTACAGGGAATGACGATCATACCGATAGTGCGAAAGGAACCACTAGCAATATTAGCGCCTACATCCTGCCAAGGATGACAACGCAGTTTTCCCCCGGTTTCCACCCCGGCTTGTTGTCGCCAAAATAACTCCTGGCGCGCGCTATCTCCAGGCATTTGCAAATTATTCTCCGCTTGCCATACCATGTAGGAAGACTTGGAGGCTACCAATTCGATAGCATAATCGGCTTGTAGCAGGTATTTTAAGGCGCGGACTGCATAAATGAGTCCCGAAGCACCGGAAACGCCAATAATCAGGGGTCTGGTCGAGGTGGTCATTAGGGAAACTTCCCTTGTTGAACTTCTGTGCAGAATTGTGTCACGGCGTTGGTAATGGTATCGTGCAGGTTAGCGTATTTTTTGGCAAAGGGTGGTTGCCAGGGGGTTAATCCCAATATATCAGAGGTTACCAGCACTTGTCCGTCGCAGTAAGGACCCGCGCCAATACCGATAGTGGGAATGGTTAGTTGTTGGGTAATTTCCGCCGCCAAGTCCTTGGGGATATGTTCCAGGACTATAGCAAAGGCTCCCGCTTGTTGTAAGGCGATCGCTTCTGATAAAATACGTTCTGCTGCCACTGTGGTTTTACCTTGTTGGCGATACCCTCCCAATTGATGTACAGACTGGGGAGTTAAGCCGACATGACCCATAACGGGAATACCCACTTTGACTAAGGCGCTGACTGTATTAGCCATTTCATCATAGCCCCCTTCTAACTTTACGGCGGATGCTCCTGTTTCTTTCAATACCCGTCCGGCTGAATGAATCGCCTGTTGGGGACTTTCCTGGTAGGTCAAAAATGGTAAATCCACTACCAATAGGGATCTTACCACCGCCCGACGCACTGCTTTGGCGTGGTGCAACATTTCCTCAAGGGTTAGCGGTAGGGTGGTTTCGTAACCTAAACCGACCATGGCTAGGGAATCACCGACTAGAATAATATCAATACCTGCTTGGTCGATAATTTTGGCGATCGCATACTCATAAGCAGTTAGCATGGTAATTTGGTGTCCCTGCTGTTTCCAATCGATTAATTGTTGGGTGGTTACTGCCATAATTGTTTGTAGGTTTAGGGATTACAGGTTGCAGAGTCTTGATTTTATCAAAAACTGAACCACTGTCTCATCCTAAGTTTCACACTGAGAATACTAATGCAGCCCAATTATATAATACTTGGTCTCAAGTTGATCACTCTAGGGGTCTCCACCCTGGTAGCGATCGCTACCCCCACTCAAGCCGCTGATTTTTTGCGTTTTTCCATCGGAAATAGAGATGTTTCTATACCTGTCGATGTTTTAGAAACTTATATCGAAAATCCGCCCGACCATTCCGAAAATCACAAGTTAGATAATGTCGCCAATTTATTGAGTCCCAAAATCCAGACACAACTGCGGGACATATTAGCGAGACGTTATCAGTTTAGTGATGCCGAAATCAGGCATTTATTGAGTTCTCCGATGGTAGCAGATTTTTTAATTCAGATGGGAGATATTATCGAAACCGAACCCGGTGCTAATGGCGCAGATGCCATCCGAAATGCCATGGTATCAGCCAGTAGTCTCCCCGACGGATTTACCCTCATTGATATGATGCGAGAGTTTCCTAGTCCTAGTATTTATATGAACCTAAATGAGGCTTTACAAGCATTAACTAATGTAGCGATTTTAATTGAGTCAACTAATGATATAATTGCCGACATCAAAAGACTGGCATCTTCCCAAGGACAAACTGCTGGAAATATTGATTTTAGTCAATGGCGCGACTTACGAAAACCCGGAAATTTTCCAAGTTCTAAATACACCTATAGAGTTAGTGATTCAATTCGCGATCGCCAATTTAATTTTGATTTATACCTCCCGGAAACTACTGATAGTAATATCCCCACTTTAATCATATCTCATGGTTTAGCATCAGACCGCAGTCGCTTTGAATACCTCGCGCGCCATTTAGCCTCCTATGGTTTCGCCGTAGCTGTTCCTCAGCACACTGGTAGCGATTTTCAGCAATTCCAAGACTTGTTAATTGGGAAAGTATCAGATATGTTTAACCCGCGAGAATTTATAGACAGACCCCTTGACATTTCCCAAGTATTAGATTATCTGGAATCATTAAATCGTGGAGATTTAAGCGATCGCCTTAACTTGGATAATGTCGGAGTTCTCGGACATTCTCTCGGAGGCTATACAGCTTTAGTCTTAGGGGGTGCGCCGCTGAATTTTGCACAACTGAAAATCGACTGCAATCAAGATAACTTTTCCGTTAATCCTTCCTTGTTTCTCCAGTGTCGCGCCCTAGAATTACCGCAAACCGACACCAACTTGAGAGATGAAAGAGTTAATGCTATCTTACTTATAAACCCTTTAAATAGTAGTATCTTAGGAGAAGCAAGCATCAATCAAATCCAAATCCCGGTGATGATGGTAGCCAGTGGCTTGGATATATTAGCACCAGCAGTATTAGAACAAATCCCAGCTTTTAATTGGTTAACCAATTCCCACCGATATTTAGTTTTTAAAGAAAAAGATAGTCACTTTTTTGATATGAATCAATACACGGCTGAAGCCATACCCAACTTAGGAGGTTTAACTCGTCCAGCCACAGAAATTTCTCGGGGATATATGAAAAGTCTAAGTGTAGCATTTTTCCAAACCCACATAACTAATAATCCTGAATATGAGCAATATTTACAAGCCGCTTACGCTATCCATATCAGTGATGCTGCTTATCCTATCCATTTGATATTACCGACTCCTGACCAGAAGCTAGGAGTTAAATAAAATGACATAAATAAATATTGACCCTTGACAAAAATGTAGGTTGGGTGAAACCCAACAAAGAGAGTAGTAGGTTGGGTGAAACGGAAAATGTAGGTTGGGTGAAACCCAACAAAGAGAGTAGTAGAGTAGTAGGTTGGGTGAAACCCAACAGAGGTCAATTGACCCAACGTAGGTTGGGTGAAACCCAACAAAGAGAGTAGTAGGTTGGGTGAAACCCAACAAAGAGAGTAGTAGGTTGGGTGAAACCCAACAGAGGTCAATTGACCCAACGTAGGTTGGGTGAAACCCAACAGAGGTCAATTGACCCAACGTAGTCAATATAGCAAAAGTCAGGCAGGAAAACCCGCCATGACTTTTGTTATATCGATTGGAAAGCACACTACTTAGGTTTCTAATCTGATTATAACCGATATTGTCAGATTTTTATATCCGATTTGTGCAACTTTTTTGTATTGATGGACTTGCTCAAATTGTTAATTGATATATTGAATTGATATATTGAATTGATATATGAAAAACTCCCCCCTAACCAGACCTATTAGGAGGAAATGGGGGGAGTAGGGTTTCTAGGTTGTCAGAGTTCAGTTATTGACTTCTTGAAGTTCAACGTCAGTATTAGGGTCAACATCAACTTCGGTATCGTCCCCTTCACCGGATAAAGGGACTAAAGCCACAGCAGCGATCGCATCTTCCTTATCTAAGCGTTGTACCCGCACCCCTGTAGCATTGCGGGACTGTCGAGAAATAGCGCTAATCACCTGACGAATAATAATCCCCCGGCTAGTAATTAACATCAATTCATCAGTATTATGTACCACCTGAAGCGCCACCACACAATCACCAGATAAATGGGGTTTAAACTTAGTAGCAATAATGCCTTTTCCGGCGCGATTTTGTAAGCGGAATTGAGACACAGGAACTCGTTTTCCATAACCCCTAGTAGTAATGACCAAAATAGAAACCCCATCAGGTTCAACTTCAGTAGTAGCTATCTCTTCAGATTCCGTATCATCCACCTCTTCAACGGTAGTATTTTCCTCCTCTTCTATTTCCGTTTCTTCACCCCCCAATTTAGGAATACTAGCCACAATGAAACTAGGGAGAATATCCATCCCAATGAGTTCATCATCTGGTTTTAGTTTCATAGCTTTAACCCCACGGGTAGCGCGACCGAGGGGTCGTAATTGTTTATCATCAGTGTGGAAATGAATAGCCATACCCAGGCGAGAACCGATAATAACGCTATCATCCACCTTAGCACTGCGTACCCAACGCAACTCATCTCCTTCATTTAAGGAAATCGCAATTATGCCATTAGAACGGATATTGTTAAAAGCGGAAAGGGCAGTTTTTTTGATGTAACCCCCCTTAGTTAGCATCACCAAATATTCATCGTTACTAAATTCCCCAACCGCCACCAAAGAGGTGATTTTCTCATCCCGAGGAATTGGTAACATTTGCACAATCGGAACCCCCCGAGCGATGCGGGAGCCGATAGGTATTTGATAGGCTTTTAAACAGTAAGCAACCCCCCGTTCAGTAAAGAACATAATACTGTCATGGTCGCAACAACTCAAGAAATGTTTAACCCCATCATCCTCCTTCATTTTAGTTCCAGATTTACCGCGAGTGGCGCGATTTTGAGCCTCAAAAGTATTAACGGGC includes:
- a CDS encoding flavin prenyltransferase UbiX is translated as MTTSTRPLIIGVSGASGLIYAVRALKYLLQADYAIELVASKSSYMVWQAENNLQMPGDSARQELFWRQQAGVETGGKLRCHPWQDVGANIASGSFRTIGMIVIPCSMSTVAKIAQGLSSDLLERAADVQLKEGRKLVIVPRETPLSLIHLRNLTTLAEAGARIVPAIPAWYHHPQTIEDLVDFVVARTLDQFEIDCVPLRRWKPDEF
- a CDS encoding shikimate kinase, translating into MITFGLLDNLMVLEQIQGINIYLIGMMGAGKSTVGQILANRLSYKFFDTDVLISQVAGQAIPEIFATQGEEEFRNLESQVLSSLCAYQHLVVATGGGVVIKRMNWSYLRHGIIVWLDVPTHCLYERLKGDTTRPLLQHPDPLTRLDNILETRRHLYQQADISIAINEDEKPSEIAEQIITKIPNILKQTESHLN
- a CDS encoding LapA family protein: MSGKSAIAILIIVGGLILFTIQNLSPAISLVFLGMQLPTLPLSVWLLIALFIGIFTSLMIASLFQLSYTPSPSRPQASKKPIQPSPQPNPPDPAIPPSPQADDSEWDNLQSELELEPENQPPIPTPKNQSPKTHKNSDDWETEVRQVSDSWDENNSDRQNEPETPPVRQTTPKPSESESWNKRDINPLNSPNTDEDWDNLPPQNAPTTPTSPPPENTPTTTPTPPENTGKTFEVQQQPQKESWSGSVYSFNYKDGQNSGAGRTESVYDADYRLINPPSPPTKIQSDEEDWGFDDEDEIG
- a CDS encoding alpha/beta hydrolase, which translates into the protein MQPNYIILGLKLITLGVSTLVAIATPTQAADFLRFSIGNRDVSIPVDVLETYIENPPDHSENHKLDNVANLLSPKIQTQLRDILARRYQFSDAEIRHLLSSPMVADFLIQMGDIIETEPGANGADAIRNAMVSASSLPDGFTLIDMMREFPSPSIYMNLNEALQALTNVAILIESTNDIIADIKRLASSQGQTAGNIDFSQWRDLRKPGNFPSSKYTYRVSDSIRDRQFNFDLYLPETTDSNIPTLIISHGLASDRSRFEYLARHLASYGFAVAVPQHTGSDFQQFQDLLIGKVSDMFNPREFIDRPLDISQVLDYLESLNRGDLSDRLNLDNVGVLGHSLGGYTALVLGGAPLNFAQLKIDCNQDNFSVNPSLFLQCRALELPQTDTNLRDERVNAILLINPLNSSILGEASINQIQIPVMMVASGLDILAPAVLEQIPAFNWLTNSHRYLVFKEKDSHFFDMNQYTAEAIPNLGGLTRPATEISRGYMKSLSVAFFQTHITNNPEYEQYLQAAYAIHISDAAYPIHLILPTPDQKLGVK
- the panB gene encoding 3-methyl-2-oxobutanoate hydroxymethyltransferase, which codes for MAVTTQQLIDWKQQGHQITMLTAYEYAIAKIIDQAGIDIILVGDSLAMVGLGYETTLPLTLEEMLHHAKAVRRAVVRSLLVVDLPFLTYQESPQQAIHSAGRVLKETGASAVKLEGGYDEMANTVSALVKVGIPVMGHVGLTPQSVHQLGGYRQQGKTTVAAERILSEAIALQQAGAFAIVLEHIPKDLAAEITQQLTIPTIGIGAGPYCDGQVLVTSDILGLTPWQPPFAKKYANLHDTITNAVTQFCTEVQQGKFP